Below is a window of Demequina muriae DNA.
GCACTCGTCACCACGACGCGGAGCCTTCGCGATGCCGGGCCGGCGGGCCTGCACCTGGTGGAGGACTCGTTCGGCGAGGATCGGGCGGTGACCCTGCGCGTCACGGTCCCACAAGGCGCCGACGTGCTCGAGATTGCATGCGCGGAGGACTGGGCGGCGCTATGCCGGCGCCACTCGATTGACGTGACGGCGTCGAGGCGGCACGACTGGTTCAGCTGCACGGGGCGTGCAGGAGACTGGGTGATCCCCGACTGGGAAGGGGTGTCGACGGAGCACGACGCCGTTCACCTCACCGCCGCCGCCTATCTGGAAGCCTCCCGTGTCGCCATTCGGGTGGACGATGGCCGCGCGAGCGTGATCGCCGGGTGGAACCCGGACGCGACCGTGTGGCTGCGCGATGTCACCATTCCGGCGTCGCCGGAGGTCGCATGGATGTGGCCCGACGGCGGTGAGTGGTGTCGGGCCTGAGCCGCACCTCCGGCCGGCGAGCCTTCTCGCTACCGTGCCAGCGCACTCACCGCTCGGCCCAGTGAAGCGTCGCGCATCGCGCCCGTGGCGGTCATGACCGCATCGGCGCCCGCGTGGCGGTAGGTCTCGTAGTCGTCAGCGGTCAGCACTCCGCCCACCCCGAGGATCGTGTAGGCCTCGTCGCTGGCTTCGCGGTGGCGAGCGAGCCGACGCACCATGTCGAGCCCCGCCCACCGTATCGAGGCGCCGCAGACGCCCGCAGTCTCGCGCCCGGGTCCGGGCAGTGCCTGCCGCCCGGCCGCGTCCACGAGCAGCGCCGGCAACGTGTTGACGGCGGCGATCCCGTCCGCGACCGGCGCCACCGCACGGACCAGGCTCGCCAGCGCATCGTCGTCGCGGAAGTAGGCGATCTTGAGCACCAGCGGCACGTCGCCGATCCGCTCCTTGGCGGCGCGCGCCACCCGTGCGACCAGCGGAGTGTCGAAGCACAGCAAGGCTCCGGTGCCCTCGTTGGGGCAGCTGAGGTTGAGCTCCACGGCACCGGCTCCGGTCTCCGCGACCAGCTGCGCGGTGCGCGCGTAGTCCGCGATGAGAGCGGTGTCGTCACCATCGCGCGTGCCCTGGCACGAGCCCACCAGCACCTGCCCGTTGGCCGCTGAGGCGGCCGCGGCAGCCATGTCGGGCTGCCACTGATCGGGGTCGGGCGACGGGACGCCATACGAGTTGGAGATGCTGTGCGCGGTGTCGAGGTCGCCGTCGACCAGGAGTGTCACGCCCGGCTCTGCGCACAGGTCGCCGTCGACCCGTACCGCGAGAGTGTTGGGGAAGGGATGAGCCGGCATCGCGCGCGAGCGGACGGTCTTGTAGACGTTCACGTCGAAGCCATGGCTGAAGGCGGCGGCGCAGTGCCGCGCGGTCGGGAGCGGCCCGGCAGCGATGCCGAACGGACGGCGCACGGTGTGCCCCAGGAACCTCTCGGCTGGTGTGGTGGGGGCATCCCGCTCGGGGGGGTGTCCGTCGAACGGCCCGAACGGGCCGTTCCTCACATTGTCGTCGTACGTCCGCCGGGGATCGAACCACCAGTCCATGCCAGCGACGCTAGACCCGCTCCTTGCCGCTCCCCCGTGACCTCTGGCCCGGGCCGCGAGCGCGCGCATCGGCTGCCGGGACTCTCCGGACACGCGGCTCGGACCAACTGAGCAGCGCTGCTTTCCGCACGCAGGCGCACTGCCTTCCTGGCTCGGTTCATCCGGCTGTGGTGTCCGCGCCCACCCACGGGATGGCCCGCCCTGCCGCCACCGAGGCCCGCGCATCGAGGACGCGCTGGTTCGTGGAGCCACGGAACGCAAGCGACAGGTCTCGTCGGGCGTGGTCGTACGGACCGTCCACGAGCACGTCGACGTGACCGAGGAGCTCCCGCTTGTCGGTGCTGTCGTCAAGAATCTGCTCGAGCGTGTACCCCGACCAGGCCCACACGTCCTTGGCCGGGAGCTCGGCGCGCATGCGCCGCACCACCGCGAGGCACACCGTGGTGTTGAGGAACGGCTCGCCCCCCAGCAATGACAGGCCCTGCACCGCGGGGTGCGCGAGGTCGGCGAGGATCCGATCCTCGAGGGCGCGCGAGTACGGCTCTCCGCGCCTGAAGCTCCAGGCCGCCTCGTTGAAGCACCCGTCGCACTTGAACAGGCATCCGGCCACATAGAGACTGCAGCGCACGCCCTCGCCGTCCACGAACTGGAACGCCTTGTAGTCCGCGACGTAGTCGTGGCTCACCTTGCTGGCGACCCACGTGCGCGGCACCGGGGTGCGGTGCGTCGGCGCCTCGGTAGCCACGCCGGTCAGCGCTCCGGTTCCGTCATCCGGTCGACGAGCGCGGGTGCGACCCGGGTGTCCCCCGGCAGGTGCTTGACACGCGCCGCGATCTCCTCGTGCCTGCCGTGCACCATCGGGCGCTGCTGCGGATTGCCCAGGTAGCCGCAGGTGCGCTTGACGACGTCGCACGAACGAGGATCGTCGTTGCCGCAGGCCGGGCACTCGAAGCCCGTCGCAGTGGGCTCGAAGTCGCCGGCGTAGCCGCACTCGTAGCAGCGGTCGATGGGGGTGTTCGTGCCCAGGTAGCCGATGCGGTCGTAGGCATAGTCCCACACCGCCTCCAGCGCACGCGGGTTCTGTTGGAGCACGGGGTACTCGCAGTAGTGAATGAACCCGCCGGCTGTCAGCGGCGCGTACTCGGCCTCGAAGTCGAGCTTCTGGAACGGGGTGGGGTTCTTCCGCACGTCGTAGTGGAAGGAGTTCGTGTAGTAGTCCTTGTCGGTGATGTCGCGCACCGATCCGAACCGTTCCTTGTCGAGCCGGCAGAACCGGTCCGTGAGGCTCTCGGACGGCGTCGAGTAGACGCTGACGTGGTACCCGGACTCCGCCTTCCACGCCGCAGCGCGTTCGCCCAGCCGCCGCAGGACAGCAAGGGTCAGCGCCTTCGCCCGGGGGTTCGACTCCCACTGCCCGCCGTAGAACGCCGTCGCCACCTCGTACAGCCCGATGTACCCCAGGGAGACCGTGGCGCGACCGTCGCGGAAGAGCGAGTCCACCTCGTCATCCGGCCCGAGCCGGGTCCCGAACGCCCCATGGACGTAGAGGATCGGAGCGTTGCCTGGCACCGCCTCCTTGCACCGTGCGATGCGGTACATCAGCGCGTCGCCGACCGTCTCCAGACGCTCGTCGAGCAGCCGCCAGAACTTGTCCTGGTCGCGATCCGCTTCGAGCGCGATGCGCGGCAGGTTGAGGGTGACGACCCCGAGGTTCATGCGGCCGTCGACGCTGTCGTTGCCGTCCTCGTCGGTCCAGCCCTGCAGGAACGACCGGCACCCCATCGGCGCCTTGAACGATCCGGTGAGTTCGACGATCTTGTCGTAGCTGAGCATGTCCGGGTACATCCGCTTGGTCGCACACTCGACGGCCAGCTGCTTGATGTCGTAGTTGCGGTCGCCCTCGACCAGGTTCAGTCCCCGCTTCACCGTGAACAGCAGCTTGGGGAAGATCGCCGTGCGCTGCTCGCGCCCGAGGCCGCGGATGCGGATCTGCAGGATCGCCCGCTGGATCTCGCGCTCGTACCAATTGGTGCCGAGCCCGAACCCGACGGATGTGAAGGGCGTCTGGCCGTTCGACGTGAAGAG
It encodes the following:
- a CDS encoding tRNA-dihydrouridine synthase; the protein is MDWWFDPRRTYDDNVRNGPFGPFDGHPPERDAPTTPAERFLGHTVRRPFGIAAGPLPTARHCAAAFSHGFDVNVYKTVRSRAMPAHPFPNTLAVRVDGDLCAEPGVTLLVDGDLDTAHSISNSYGVPSPDPDQWQPDMAAAAASAANGQVLVGSCQGTRDGDDTALIADYARTAQLVAETGAGAVELNLSCPNEGTGALLCFDTPLVARVARAAKERIGDVPLVLKIAYFRDDDALASLVRAVAPVADGIAAVNTLPALLVDAAGRQALPGPGRETAGVCGASIRWAGLDMVRRLARHREASDEAYTILGVGGVLTADDYETYRHAGADAVMTATGAMRDASLGRAVSALAR
- the nrdG gene encoding anaerobic ribonucleoside-triphosphate reductase activating protein: MATEAPTHRTPVPRTWVASKVSHDYVADYKAFQFVDGEGVRCSLYVAGCLFKCDGCFNEAAWSFRRGEPYSRALEDRILADLAHPAVQGLSLLGGEPFLNTTVCLAVVRRMRAELPAKDVWAWSGYTLEQILDDSTDKRELLGHVDVLVDGPYDHARRDLSLAFRGSTNQRVLDARASVAAGRAIPWVGADTTAG
- the nrdD gene encoding anaerobic ribonucleoside-triphosphate reductase encodes the protein MSIIENDHGTTARETAGTATPTLEVVKRDGRTLAFDDSRIGIALTKAFAAVHGVITPGHERTIDVLVTRIVEELARRHESTVMIYEIQAVVEHELLDAGERAVARAYIDYRVDRDLARSESTDLNHSIHRLLGKESSVVHENANKDADVYNTQRDLTAGMVGKAVGLRMLPPHVANAHQKGDLHYHDLDYHPYSPMTNCCLIDFTTMLSAGFRIGNAQVDPPRSIQTATAQISQIIANVSSSQYGGCTVNRIDELLAPYAALNRAKHEADAERWIVDPEARAEYAQEKTRKDIYDAMQSLEYEINTLFTSNGQTPFTSVGFGLGTNWYEREIQRAILQIRIRGLGREQRTAIFPKLLFTVKRGLNLVEGDRNYDIKQLAVECATKRMYPDMLSYDKIVELTGSFKAPMGCRSFLQGWTDEDGNDSVDGRMNLGVVTLNLPRIALEADRDQDKFWRLLDERLETVGDALMYRIARCKEAVPGNAPILYVHGAFGTRLGPDDEVDSLFRDGRATVSLGYIGLYEVATAFYGGQWESNPRAKALTLAVLRRLGERAAAWKAESGYHVSVYSTPSESLTDRFCRLDKERFGSVRDITDKDYYTNSFHYDVRKNPTPFQKLDFEAEYAPLTAGGFIHYCEYPVLQQNPRALEAVWDYAYDRIGYLGTNTPIDRCYECGYAGDFEPTATGFECPACGNDDPRSCDVVKRTCGYLGNPQQRPMVHGRHEEIAARVKHLPGDTRVAPALVDRMTEPER